In Haematobia irritans isolate KBUSLIRL chromosome 1, ASM5000362v1, whole genome shotgun sequence, a genomic segment contains:
- the Osi3 gene encoding osiris 3 produces MRTTLILWTIVCTAVLSAYATPAISSNENAIPAVNRNQLEEGFLRKLNTKCSQRDNHSCMMLKLIVYMNRIFKKSSLEVNKKVTVTQNRDIDEIPDDPEDDMLLARSIDSDDETLALLVASKVRKFISSRTLRYHFSDNADFVAYSEPAGNLNFGVSISPVSAFEEGRGKMKNMMPIIMMMAGKAGIVGAIILKGLFLLAGKALIVSKIALLLSVIIALKKLLSQKKHVVEVPHHDSYSSGWARALDGFMEGLVEVPAKILADEAHDMAFSGQKPVAS; encoded by the exons ATGAGAACAACATTGATATTGTGGACAATAGTCTGTACGGCAGTACTATCAGCATATGCCACCCCAGCAATCAGTTCCAATGAAAATGCG ATTCCTGCAGTAAATCGCAATCAATTGGAGGAGGGATTCCTGCGGAAACTCAATACCAAATGCAGCCAAAGAGATAATCATTCATGTATGATGCTGAAATTGATTGTGTACATGAATCGGATATTCAAAAAATCATCACTGGAAGTGAATAAAAAAGTCACTGTGACACAAAACAG AGATATTGATGAAATACCTGATGATCCAGAAGATGATATGCTATTGGCACGTTCCATTGACTCAGATGATGAGACATTGGCCCTGCTGGTGGCCAGTAAAGTGAGAAAATTCATATCATCACGCACACTACGTTATCATTTCAGTGATAATGCTGATTTTGTGGCATATTCTGAACCAGCAGGAAATTTGAACTTTGGCGTTTCCATAAGTCCCGTCTCAGCCTTCGAAGAGGGTAGAGGCAAAATGAAGAATATGATGCCCATTATAATGATGATGGCCGGTAAAGCTGGTATTGTGGGTGCCATAATACTGAAGGGCTTATTCCTGTTGGCTGGCAAAGCTTTAATTGTTTCCAAGATTGCCTTATTACTCTCCGTGATAATAGCCCTGAAAAAGTTACTCTCACAGAAGAAACATGTTGTGGAAGTTCCACATCATGATAGCTATAGTAGCGGTTGGGCTAGAGCTTTAGATGGTTTCATGGAGGGCTTAGTTGAAGTGCCAGCCAAGATATTGGCCGATGAGGCCCATGATATGGCATTTAGTGGTCAAAAACCAGTGGCCTCATAA